Proteins encoded in a region of the Sulfurimonas marina genome:
- a CDS encoding carbonic anhydrase, with product MKLASFLGSLLVASSLFAGVHHAHWGYMGEEDPTHWGDLDPEYAECKLGGSQSPIDITAENTIKTVGLEPIKFDYKTSAVSVINNGHTVQVNIADGSTIAVDGKVFELKQFHFHSPSENHIDGKAFPLEAHFVHAAKDGSLAVVAVMFKDGKDNPIINKVWKKMPHKTGEKATCKLPAKMINEMLPADKTYYRFDGSLTTPPCSEGVRWFVMKHYSEVSAEEVNEFMETMHHPNNRPIQPTNARKVLQ from the coding sequence ATGAAACTGGCTTCATTTTTAGGGAGTTTACTAGTTGCTTCATCTTTATTTGCTGGAGTTCATCATGCACATTGGGGATATATGGGGGAAGAGGATCCTACACACTGGGGTGATCTTGATCCGGAGTATGCAGAGTGTAAACTTGGCGGTTCTCAATCTCCGATCGATATTACTGCAGAAAATACGATCAAAACTGTTGGGTTAGAGCCTATTAAGTTTGACTATAAAACTTCTGCCGTTTCAGTTATTAACAACGGTCATACGGTTCAGGTAAATATAGCAGATGGAAGTACGATCGCAGTTGACGGTAAAGTGTTTGAGTTAAAACAGTTCCATTTCCATTCACCGAGTGAAAACCATATAGATGGAAAAGCTTTCCCTTTAGAAGCTCACTTTGTTCATGCTGCAAAAGATGGTTCTTTAGCAGTTGTTGCAGTAATGTTTAAAGATGGTAAGGATAATCCAATTATTAACAAAGTTTGGAAAAAAATGCCGCATAAAACGGGTGAAAAGGCAACTTGTAAACTTCCTGCTAAAATGATCAACGAGATGTTACCGGCAGATAAAACTTATTATAGATTTGACGGTTCTCTGACAACTCCTCCGTGTAGTGAGGGAGTAAGATGGTTTGTTATGAAACATTACTCTGAAGTTTCAGCTGAAGAGGTAAATGAGTTTATGGAGACTATGCATCATCCAAATAACAGACCTATCCAGCCTACAAACGCTAGAAAAGTTCTTCAATAA